Within the Paenibacillus sp. AN1007 genome, the region CTGTCGTGGTGGTGAAGGACAGTTGATTGGCATACTGTCAGAGCATCAGATGACAAAACTTGCTGATTAATAGGTTCTTAAAGGAAAGGAGCAGGCGAGAAGCTTGGTCCTTTTTTTCGTTTTATTGCTAAACTTGTTCTTTTAAAAATAGCTTGACAGCAAAGGTAATTTGATTAAAATTAAACCAGTATAAAACGAAAGTTTAAAACAAAGGTTTAAAACGATGGTTTGAAAAAATCATAAGTATAGGCAGTCTGCTAGCCGGTTCTTCCAGAAGCCGCAGACGCCGGAAAAGAGAGTGGATGCGTGAAACAACAAACATCAGTACCACAGGAGACAGAGGAATTTTCAATCAAAACGATTATTCTGCCCCTGCTGTCGATTATCGTCGGCATGATTATGGTTATTCTGGACAGCACGGTAGTTAACGTAGCGATTCCAAATCTTGTACAGTATTTTGAAACAGATCTAAAAACCATTCAATGGACGGTTACAGGGTATACGCTGGCCTTGTCCGCAGTAATTCCATTGGCAGGATGGCTGACCGATCGTTTCGGAGCAAAAAGAGTATTTCTGTTCACTATTGCCATGTTTACTCTTGGCTCTGTATTATGCTCAATCGCTCAATCACCGGAGCAGTTGATTTTATTTCGTGTCATTCAGGGGCTCGGCGGAGGCATGGTAGCCCCAATCGGGATGGCTATGGTTTTCCGTTTGGCTCCACCGGAGCGCAGAGGTTCCATTATGGGGATGCTCGGTATTCCGATGCTGCTCGCTCCCGCGCTTGGTCCGGTATTATCCGGCTGGTTTATTGAGTCGGTCAGCTGGCACTGGATTTTCCTGATTAATCTGCCGATCGGTATCGCAGCATTTATTTTGTGCATCCGGTTCCTGCCAGACACAGACCGCGGACGTACACCTGCACTGGATCTGCTGGGCATGATCCTTGCCCCTATTGCCTTCTCCATGCTGGCTTACGGTGTGAGTGAAGGCGGCACAAGCTGGACATCTGCGACAACACTGACGGGCGTTATTGTAGGGGGAGCAGCGCTTATTCTGTTTATCATCGTAGAACTTCGTCAGCAAAATCCGCTGCTGGAGCTGCGGGTATTTACCTCCTCCGATTTTTCCAGAGGTATTGTTCTG harbors:
- a CDS encoding DHA2 family efflux MFS transporter permease subunit, translated to MKQQTSVPQETEEFSIKTIILPLLSIIVGMIMVILDSTVVNVAIPNLVQYFETDLKTIQWTVTGYTLALSAVIPLAGWLTDRFGAKRVFLFTIAMFTLGSVLCSIAQSPEQLILFRVIQGLGGGMVAPIGMAMVFRLAPPERRGSIMGMLGIPMLLAPALGPVLSGWFIESVSWHWIFLINLPIGIAAFILCIRFLPDTDRGRTPALDLLGMILAPIAFSMLAYGVSEGGTSWTSATTLTGVIVGGAALILFIIVELRQQNPLLELRVFTSSDFSRGIVLAWVSQVALFGAMILIPLYLQQIKGYTALETGLILLPQALASGVAMPLGGRLFDKIGARPLAFVGLGIISGALFILSSITAVTGLGLIITALLMMGFGMGLSMMPLNTHVLNAAPRKLVARVTPLTAAAQQVVVSFAVAGLTGFLTSRVTSSTTGTEKADIVHGLVSGFNDTFFLAACIALFGCLLSLILRRPKRMPEKELQTGDSPDPAMMMGH